The Brassica napus cultivar Da-Ae chromosome C7, Da-Ae, whole genome shotgun sequence genome has a segment encoding these proteins:
- the LOC125590092 gene encoding putative glucose-6-phosphate 1-epimerase isoform X3 has translation MEDKFFLGRLTRVMNCYSPAPRLTRSLPIRYVEESLYAFLSLALEGRLSNTVLQETRCGLWKRIHLLYLHSTQLTKPISTCFEFHLRVSLALDGNLTLISRVRNINSKPFSFSIAYHTYFSISDISEVRVEGLETLDYLDNLFEKERFTEQGDALTFESEVDRVYLNSRDVVAVFDHEKKRTFLIKKEGLPDVVVWNPWDKKAKALTDLGDEEYKHMLCVDGAAIEKPINLKSGEEWTGKLNLSLVLST, from the exons ATGGAGGACAAGTTCTTTCTTGGAAGACTGACAAGGGTGATGAATTGTTATTCACCAGCGCCAAG GCTAACTCGAAGCCTCCCCATCCGGTACGTGGAGGAATCCCTATATGCTTTCCTCAG TTTGGCACTCGAGGGTCGCTTGAGCAACACGGTTTTGCAAGAAACAAGATGTGGCTTGTGGAAGAGAATCCACCTGCTTTACCTTCATTCGACTCAACTAACAAAGCCTATATCGACTTG CTTTGAGTTTCACTTAAGAGTTTCATTGGCACTAGATGGAAACCTAACCCTGATATCTCGAGTCAGAAACATCAACTCAAAGCCTTTTAGCTTTTCCATTGCTTACCACACTTACTTCTCCATTTCCGACATCAG TGAAGTTAGAGTTGAAGGACTGGAAACTCTTGACTATCTTGATAACTTGTTTGAAAAAGAGCGGTTTACTGAGCAAGGCGATGCACTAACCTTTGAATCCGAGGTTGATAGAGTGTACTTAAACTCTAGAGACGTGGTTGCCGTTTTCGACCATGAGAAAAAACGTACTTTCCTCATCAAGAAAGAAGGTCTACCAGATGTTG TGGTGTGGAATCCATGGGACAAGAAAGCTAAAGCGTTGACTGATTTGGGAGATGAAGAGTATAAACATATGCTTTGTGTTGATGGAGCAGCTATTGAGAAACCAATCAACTTGAAATCGGGTGAAGAATGGACCGGGAAATTAAATCTCTCGCTTGTCCTTTCCACTTGA
- the LOC125590092 gene encoding putative glucose-6-phosphate 1-epimerase isoform X1, with product MEPSGVSDEKRPTVDLIKDKNGTDQILLQNPKGASVKISLHGGQVLSWKTDKGDELLFTSAKANSKPPHPVRGGIPICFPQFGTRGSLEQHGFARNKMWLVEENPPALPSFDSTNKAYIDLVLKPSDEDTTRIWPHCFEFHLRVSLALDGNLTLISRVRNINSKPFSFSIAYHTYFSISDISEVRVEGLETLDYLDNLFEKERFTEQGDALTFESEVDRVYLNSRDVVAVFDHEKKRTFLIKKEGLPDVVVWNPWDKKAKALTDLGDEEYKHMLCVDGAAIEKPINLKSGEEWTGKLNLSLVLST from the exons ATGGAACCATCTGGAGTCAGTGATGAGAAGAGACCCACCGTTGACTTGATCAAGGATAAAAATGGAACCGATCAGATTCTTCTCCAGAATCCTAAAGGCGCTTCTGTAAAG ATAAGTTTACATGGAGGACAAGTTCTTTCTTGGAAGACTGACAAGGGTGATGAATTGTTATTCACCAGCGCCAAG GCTAACTCGAAGCCTCCCCATCCGGTACGTGGAGGAATCCCTATATGCTTTCCTCAG TTTGGCACTCGAGGGTCGCTTGAGCAACACGGTTTTGCAAGAAACAAGATGTGGCTTGTGGAAGAGAATCCACCTGCTTTACCTTCATTCGACTCAACTAACAAAGCCTATATCGACTTGGTACTTAAACCCTCTGATGAAGACACAACAAGGATCTGGCCTCACTG CTTTGAGTTTCACTTAAGAGTTTCATTGGCACTAGATGGAAACCTAACCCTGATATCTCGAGTCAGAAACATCAACTCAAAGCCTTTTAGCTTTTCCATTGCTTACCACACTTACTTCTCCATTTCCGACATCAG TGAAGTTAGAGTTGAAGGACTGGAAACTCTTGACTATCTTGATAACTTGTTTGAAAAAGAGCGGTTTACTGAGCAAGGCGATGCACTAACCTTTGAATCCGAGGTTGATAGAGTGTACTTAAACTCTAGAGACGTGGTTGCCGTTTTCGACCATGAGAAAAAACGTACTTTCCTCATCAAGAAAGAAGGTCTACCAGATGTTG TGGTGTGGAATCCATGGGACAAGAAAGCTAAAGCGTTGACTGATTTGGGAGATGAAGAGTATAAACATATGCTTTGTGTTGATGGAGCAGCTATTGAGAAACCAATCAACTTGAAATCGGGTGAAGAATGGACCGGGAAATTAAATCTCTCGCTTGTCCTTTCCACTTGA
- the LOC106438453 gene encoding putative disease resistance protein At4g11170: MESSSSSSSPSRNWRFNVFPSFCGEDLRKSFLSHFLKEMQRKGITTFIDHEIKRSKAIGPELVAAIRGSRIAVILLSKNYASSTWCLNELLEIMSCKEERGQTVMPVFYDVDPSDVRKQAGDFGNIFEKTCVGKSEEVRQRWSRVLTDVANLAGVDSRLWNNEADMIEKLALDISSALNVTPSRDFDDLVGIDSHIENLKPLLSVESSEVRMVGVWGPAGIGKTTIARALYTRLSPTFRHSAFMENIKETYRRINLDDYGSKLHMQEECLSKLINHKDIKIPHLGVVRERLKDKRVLVVLDDVDKLEQLIALAKEPRWFGPGSRIVVTTQDRQLLKAHGIDLVYKVELPSRTEALEIFCQSAFGQKHPPCVGIRELALQVTHLAGYLPLGLTVLGSYLRGFSKEEWEYAMPRLNTSLDGKIEKTLRFSYDALHSKDKSIFLHIACLFNGKNVEVVKTLLENSNLDVDHGLKALADKSLVDTHWGHIHMHSLLQKMGREIVCQQSVHEPGKRQFLVDAEEIRDVLACKSGTATVLGISFDASKINGELSISKKAFKGMHNLQFLEIYETWNAKSRLNLPQGLNYLPHKLRLLHWDSFPMRSLPSKFSAEFLVELIMTCSKLEKLWEGILPLRSLRVMDLSFSGKLKEIPNLSNATNLKKFSADRCESLSAFPHVSDCIEELELSSTGIVEVPPWIENLCSLHKLCMRYCSKLTNISMNISKLERLEEVDFSDYVDGLPFNAIVSWVSGVKKRLTIRANNIEEMLPKCLPRKAYTTPVSLDLSGNEDMKTIPDCIKYFSQLHKLDIGECRKLTSLPQLPESLSELNAQECESLERIHGSFHNPDICLNFANCLKLNREARELISASPSRYTILPGEEQPGMFKDQTSGDLLKVVHMIQRPFPGFLRYNYKACIRLLARSAVYDDDSGGIARVACCIRRKCDGSVVRDESRESHIPILAKDHLFAFGGSLILNEGNEPEVDATFSELMFEFKANIKMEIIGCQFTVLGGKRDYDTYSRWNEEVSSQQNKKIKP, from the exons atggagtcttcgtcttcgtcttcgtctCCGTCTCGGAACTGGAGATTCAACGTCTTCCCGAGCTTCTGCGGTGAAGATCTTCGCAAAAGCTTTCTAAGTCATTTCCTCAAGGAGATGCAAAGGAAAGGAATCACCACTTTCATCGATCATGAGATCAAGAGGAGCAAAGCTATTGGCCCTGAGCTCGTGGCAGCGATCAGAGGATCAAGGATCGCAGTCATTTTGCTCTCGAAGAACTATGCATCTTCGACGTGGTGTTTGAACGAATTGCTCGAAATCATGAGCTGTAAAGAAGAGCGGGGCCAAACAGTGATGCCTGTTTTCTACGACGTCGATCCATCTGACGTCAGAAAGCAGGCCGGCGATTTTGGAAACATCTTTGAAAAAACTTGCGTGGGGAAGTCGGAAGAAGTGAGGCAGAGATGGTCACGGGTTCTGACGGACGTCGCGAATCTAGCCGGAGTGGATTCTCGCCTCTG GAACAATGAAGCGGATATGATTGAGAAACTTGCGTTGGATATCTCTAGTGCATTAAACGTTACACCTTCAAGGGACTTTGATGATCTAGTTGGAATAGACTCTCATATCGAAAATCTGAAGCCATTGTTATCTGTAGAGTCTAGTGAAGTGAGGATGGTAGGTGTTTGGGGTCCTGCGGGAATCGGGAAGACAACCATTGCAAGAGCTCTATACACTCGACTGTCTCCTACCTTCCGGCATAGTGCATTCATGGAGAACATTAAAGAAACATATAGGAGAATCAACCTTGACGACTACGGTTCAAAGTTGCATATGCAAGAAGAGTGTTTGTCTAAGCTTATCAACCATAAAGACATTAAGATACCTCATTTAGGTGTGGTAAGAGAAAGGTTGAAGGACAAGAGAGTTCTTGTTGTTCTTGATGATGTAGATAAACTGGAGCAACTCATTGCCTTGGCAAAGGAGCCTCGATGGTTTGGTCCTGGAAGTAGGATTGTAGTGACCACACAAGATAGACAGCTTCTGAAAGCACATGGTATCGACCTTGTATACAAGGTGGAACTTCCGTCTAGAACCGAAGCTCTTGAGATCTTCTGTCAATCTGCTTTTGGACAAAAGCATCCTCCTTGTGTCGGTATCAGGGAGCTCGCGCTACAAGTGACTCATCTTGCTGGATATCTTCCTTTGGGTTTAACCGTTTTGGGCTCCTACTTGCGAGGGTTTTCTAAGGAAGAGTGGGAATATGCAATGCCAAGACTTAACACAAGCCTTGATGGTAAAATTGAGAAGACTTTGAGATTCAGCTATGATGCTTTGCATAGTAAAGATAAATCCATATTTCTTCACATTGCTTGTTTGTTTAATGGTAAGAACGTCGAGGTTGTGAAGACGTTGCTTGAGAATAGTAACTTGGACGTTGACCATGGACTTAAAGCCTTAGCTGATAAATCTCTCGTGGATACTCATTGGGGACACATACATATGCACTCTCTGCTACAAAAAATGGGTAGAGAGATCGTCTGTCAACAGTCTGTTCACGAGCCTGGAAAACGTCAGTTCTTGGTTGATGCTGAGGAGATTAGGGATGTACTTGCCTGCAAATCC GGTACAGCAACTGTCTTAGGCATATCATTCGATGCATCGAAAATCAATGGAGAGCTATCCATAAGTAAGAAAGCCTTTAAAGGAATGCATAATCTTCAGTTCTTGGAGATATACGAGACATGGAATGCTAAATCCAGACTAAATCTGCCACAGGGTCTAAACTATTTACCCCACAAACTTAGACTGCTACACTGGGACTCCTTTCCTATGAGATCTTTGCCTTCCAAGTTCTCTGCAGAGTTCCTTGTGGAACTCATAATGACATGTAGCAAGCTTGAGAAACTCTGGGAAGGAATCTTA CCACTTAGGAGCCTCAGAGTGATGGATTTGAGTTTCTCCGGAAAGCTCAAAGAGATTCCTAATCTCTCAAATGCCACAAACCTTAAGAAATTTTCAGCAGATCGTTGTGAAAGCCTCAGTGCATTCCCACATGTCTCTGACTGCATCGAGGAGCTTGAACTAAGCTCCACGGGAATAGTAGAAGTTCCTCCATGGATCGAGAATCTCTGTAGTCTGCATAAACTCTGTATGCGTTATTGTTCGAAACTGACCAATATCTCTATGAACATTTCAAAGCTCGAGAGACTTGAAGAAGTGGACTTCTCAGACTATGTAGACGGTCTCCCGTTTAATGCAATAGTTAGTTGGGTCTCTGGTGTCAAGAAAAGGCTGACGATAAGGGCTAATAATATTGAAGAAATGTTACCAAAATGTCTACCGAGAAAAGCATATACTACTCCGGTTTCACTGGATTTGAGTGGTAACGAAGATATGAAAACCATTCCAGACTGCATCAAATATTTCTCTCAACTTCATAAGCTTGACATTGGAGAGTGCAGAAAGCTTACATCACTTCCACAGCTTCCAGAATCGCTTTCAGAGCTAAATGCACAAGAGTGTGAGTCTCTTGAGAGAATACATGGTTCGTTTCACAATCCAGACATCTGTCTCAATTTTGCAAACTGCTTGAAACTCAACAGAGAAGCAAGAGAGCTCATAAGTGCATCACCTAGCAGATACACAATCTTACCTGGTGAAGAACAGCCTGGAATGTTTAAAGACCAAACTTCAGGAGATTTATTGAAGGTTGTGCATATGATTCAAAGACCCTTTCCTGGATTCTTGAGATATAACTATAAGGCTTGCATTAGGCTTCTTGCTCGGTCAGCTGTCTATGACGATGACTCTGGTGGTATTGCTCGTGTAGCTTGTTGCATAAGGCGCAAATGCGATGGCAGTGTTGTGAGAGATGAGTCGAGAGAGTCTCACATACCTATACTTGCGAAAGATCATCTCTTTGCATTTGGAGGTTCTTTGATCCTAAACGAAGGCAATGAACCTGAAGTAGATGCAACATTCAGCGAGCTTATGTTCGAGTTCAAGGCCAACATTAAAATGGAGATTATAGGATGTCAATTTACAGTTCTTGGGGGCAAAAGGGACTATGATACATATTCTAGATGGAATGAAGAAGTTTCCAGCcagcaaaataaaaagataaagccATGA
- the LOC125590092 gene encoding putative glucose-6-phosphate 1-epimerase isoform X2 produces the protein MEPSGVSDEKRPTVDLIKDKNGTDQILLQNPKGASVKISLHGGQVLSWKTDKGDELLFTSAKANSKPPHPVRGGIPICFPQFGTRGSLEQHGFARNKMWLVEENPPALPSFDSTNKAYIDLIAYNNHSCFSFEFHLRVSLALDGNLTLISRVRNINSKPFSFSIAYHTYFSISDISEVRVEGLETLDYLDNLFEKERFTEQGDALTFESEVDRVYLNSRDVVAVFDHEKKRTFLIKKEGLPDVVVWNPWDKKAKALTDLGDEEYKHMLCVDGAAIEKPINLKSGEEWTGKLNLSLVLST, from the exons ATGGAACCATCTGGAGTCAGTGATGAGAAGAGACCCACCGTTGACTTGATCAAGGATAAAAATGGAACCGATCAGATTCTTCTCCAGAATCCTAAAGGCGCTTCTGTAAAG ATAAGTTTACATGGAGGACAAGTTCTTTCTTGGAAGACTGACAAGGGTGATGAATTGTTATTCACCAGCGCCAAG GCTAACTCGAAGCCTCCCCATCCGGTACGTGGAGGAATCCCTATATGCTTTCCTCAG TTTGGCACTCGAGGGTCGCTTGAGCAACACGGTTTTGCAAGAAACAAGATGTGGCTTGTGGAAGAGAATCCACCTGCTTTACCTTCATTCGACTCAACTAACAAAGCCTATATCGACTTG ATTGCTTACAATAATCACTCTTGTTTCAGCTTTGAGTTTCACTTAAGAGTTTCATTGGCACTAGATGGAAACCTAACCCTGATATCTCGAGTCAGAAACATCAACTCAAAGCCTTTTAGCTTTTCCATTGCTTACCACACTTACTTCTCCATTTCCGACATCAG TGAAGTTAGAGTTGAAGGACTGGAAACTCTTGACTATCTTGATAACTTGTTTGAAAAAGAGCGGTTTACTGAGCAAGGCGATGCACTAACCTTTGAATCCGAGGTTGATAGAGTGTACTTAAACTCTAGAGACGTGGTTGCCGTTTTCGACCATGAGAAAAAACGTACTTTCCTCATCAAGAAAGAAGGTCTACCAGATGTTG TGGTGTGGAATCCATGGGACAAGAAAGCTAAAGCGTTGACTGATTTGGGAGATGAAGAGTATAAACATATGCTTTGTGTTGATGGAGCAGCTATTGAGAAACCAATCAACTTGAAATCGGGTGAAGAATGGACCGGGAAATTAAATCTCTCGCTTGTCCTTTCCACTTGA
- the LOC106438451 gene encoding probable inactive receptor kinase At4g23740: protein MEAWRVSLCFFSLYLIISGAEADPLQDKRALLEFLTITRPTRSLNWNETTPLCKNWTGVTCNHNESRIIALRLPAIGLNGQIPPNTISRLSALRVLSLRSNRLSGPFPMGLAGLKDLGFLYLEDNDFSGPLPLDFSVWKKLVGLNLSNNRFNGTVPVSLSGLKRLQSLNLANNSLSGVVPDELSGLSSLKEIDLSNNNLHGPLPSWLLRFPPSSYQGIGDDVTHFQPPPEPPTRKKPKGVTKTVFLLIVISVSIVLLAVLAFVFALCYLRRKLRIVKDHNLQKKGGMSPEKFDSRMEEANNRLSFFEGCSYSFDLEDLLRASAEILGKGTFGTTYKAVLEDATSVAVKRLKDVAAGKRDFEQQMEIIGGIKHENVVELKAYYYSKDEKLMVYDYFSSGSVSSLLHGNRGENRVPLDWETRMRIAIGAAKGIARIHKENNGKLVHGNIKSSNIFLNSERYGCVSDLGLTAVMSALAPPISRQAGYRAPEVTDTRKSSQLSDVYSFGVVLLELLTGKSPIHTTAGDEIIHLVRWVHSVVREEWTAEVFDVELLRYTNIEEEMVEMLQIAMSCVVKAPDQRPKMYDLVRLMESVGNRRASLETKAEKEASETSTPSET from the exons ATGGAAGCTTGGAGGGTTTCTCTAtgtttcttctctctctatctgATCATCTCCGGAGCAGAAGCAGATCCTTTACAAGACAAACGCGCGTTACTCGAGTTTCTAACCATCACGCGCCCAACACGCTCGCTCAACTGGAACGAGACCACTCCCCTCTGCAAAAACTGGACAGGAGTCACTTGCAACCACAACGAATCTCGAATCATAGCCCTTAGATTGCCAGCGATCGGACTCAACGGTCAGATTCCACCCAACACCATAAGCAGACTCTCCGCTCTCAGAGTCCTCAGCCTCAGATCCAACAGACTCTCAGGCCCATTCCCTATGGGCCTCGCCGGGCTTAAAGACTTGGGCTTTCTTTACCTCGAGGACAACGACTTCTCCGGCCCGTTGCCTTTGGACTTCTCCGTCTGGAAGAAGCTCGTTGGTTTAAATCTCTCGAATAACAGATTCAATGGAACAGTTCCTGTCTCTCTCTCTGGTCTGAAACGGTTACAGTCGTTGAACCTCGCTAACAATTCTCTCTCCGGTGTGGTTCCTGATGAGCTGAGTGGGCTCTCTAGTCTGAAAGAGATTGATCTGTCTAACAACAATCTCCACGGACCGTTACCGAGCTGGCTGCTAAGGTTCCCGCCGTCTTCTTACCAAGGCATTGGTGATGACGTCACTCACTTTCAACCACCTCCTGAACCACCGACTCGAAAGAAGCCTAAAGGAGTCACGAAGACGGTCTTCCTCCTCATCGTTATCTCTGTATCGATTGTACTACTCGCGGTTTTAGCGTTTGTGTTTGCGCTTTGTTACTTGAGGCGCAAGTTAAGGATTGTTAAGGACCATAATCTGCAGAAGAAAGGCGGTATGTCTCCGGAGAAGTTTGATTCGAGGATGGAGGAGGCTAACAACAGGCTGTCTTTCTTCGAAGGATGCAGCTACTCGTTCGATCTCGAGGATCTGTTGAGAGCTTCCGCTGAGATTCTTGGTAAAGGCACGTTTGGGACGACGTACAAAGCGGTTCTCGAGGATGCGACTTCCGTAGCTGTGAAACGGCTTAAAGACGTTGCGGCTGGGAAACGCGATTTTGAGCAGCAGATGGAGATTATTGGAGGGATTAAGCACGAGAACGTTGTGGAGCTTAAGGCTTATTATTACTCCAAAGACGAGAAGCTTATGGTTTATGACTACTTCAGCAGTGGAAGTGTGTCTTCTTTGCTTCACG GTAACCGAGGAGAGAACCGGGTTCCGTTGGATTGGGAAACGAGGATGAGGATTGCGATTGGTGCGGCTAAAGGGATCGCTAGGATCCACAAAGAGAACAATGGGAAGCTCGTACATGGGAACATCAAGTCTTCGAACATATTCTTGAACTCAGAGCGTTACGGATGCGTGTCTGATCTTGGTTTAACAGCTGTAATGAGCGCATTGGCTCCACCCATCTCTAGGCAAGCTGGTTACCGTGCGCCGGAAGTAACAGATACAAGGAAGTCTTCTCAACTCTCAGATGTTTACAGCTTCGGCGTCGTATTACTCGAGCTACTCACTGGAAAATCCCCCATTCACACTACCGCAG GAGATGAGATTATACATTTGGTTCGATGGGTACATTCGGTAGTCAGAGAGGAATGGACTGCGGAGGTTTTTGATGTGGAGCTTTTGAGGTATACGAACATAGAGGAAGAGATGGTTGAGATGTTGCAGATTGCTATGTCGTGTGTTGTCAAAGCACCTGACCAGAGACCGAAGATGTATGATTTGGTTAGGCTTATGGAGAGTGTCGGAAACCGACGAGCCAGTCTTGAGACTAAAGCAGAGAAGGAGGCCTCCGAGACTTCGACGCCGAGCGAAACTTGA